Proteins encoded in a region of the Eulemur rufifrons isolate Redbay chromosome 15, OSU_ERuf_1, whole genome shotgun sequence genome:
- the ZBTB12 gene encoding zinc finger and BTB domain-containing protein 12, with protein MASGVEVLRFQLPGHEAATLRNMNQLRAEERFCDVTIVADSLKFRGHKVILAACSPFLRDQFLLNPSSELQVSLMHSARIVADLLLSCYTGALEFAVRDIVNYLTAASYLQMEHVVEKCRNALSQFIEPKIGLKEDGVSEASLVSSVSATKSLLPPSRTPKPAPKPPPPPPLPPPLLRPVKLEFPLDEDLELKAEEEDEDEDEDVSDICIVKVESALEVAHRLKPPGGLGGGLGIGGSAGGHLGELAQTSVPPSTVAPPQGVVKACYSLSEDAEGEGLLLIPGGRASVGATSGLVEAAAVAMAARGAGGSLGAGGSRGPLPGGFSGGNPLKNIKCTKCPEVFQGVEKLVFHMRAQHFIFMCPRCGKQFNHSSNLNRHMNVHRGVKSHSCGICGKCFTQKSTLHDHLNLHSGARPYRCSYCDVRFAHKPAIRRHLKEQHGKTTAENVLEASVAEINVLIR; from the coding sequence ATGGCTTCTGGGGTGGAAGTCCTACGTTTCCAGCTGCCGGGCCATGAGGCCGCTACGCTGCGGAACATGAACCAGCTCCGGGCAGAGGAGCGGTTCTGCGACGTTACCATTGTGGCCGACAGCCTCAAGTTCCGAGGCCACAAGGTCATCCTGGCCGCCTGCTCGCCGTTCCTGCGGGACCAGTTCCTGCTGAACCCCAGCTCTGAGCTGCAGGTCTCCCTGATGCACAGTGCCCGCATCGTGGCTGACCTGCTCCTCTCTTGCTACACGGGGGCCCTGGAATTCGCTGTCAGGGACATCGTCAACTACCTGACGGCCGCCTCCTACCTGCAGATGGAGCACGTGGTGGAGAAATGCCGGAATGCCCTCAGCCAGTTCATTGAGCCCAAAATAGGCCTCAAAGAGGATGGGGTCAGCGAGGCTAGCCTTGTGAGCAGCGTCAGTGCCACCaagtccctcctccctccatccagGACCCCAAAGCCAGCCCCCaaacccccacctccacctcctctaCCCCCTCCACTCCTGCGGCCAGTGAAGCTGGAGTTCCCACTGGATGAGGACCTGGAGCTGAaggcggaggaggaggatgaggatgaggacgAGGATGTGTCTGACATCTGCATCGTCAAGGTGGAGTCAGCGCTGGAGGTGGCTCACCGGCTCAAACCCCCTGGAGGCTTGGGAGGGGGTCTGGGTATTGGAGGCTCCGCGGGTGGCCACCTTGGGGAGCTGGCCCAGACCAGTGTGCCCCCCAGCACTGTAGCCCCACCGCAGGGTGTGGTGAAGGCCTGCTACAGCCTGTCGGAGGACGCAGAAGGGGAGGGCCTGCTGCTGATTCCCGGAGGCCGGGCCAGTGTGGGGGCCACCTCGGGCCTGGTGGAAGCGGCAGCAGTGGCCATGGCtgcccggggggcggggggcagcctgggggccgggggcagccGGGGACCCCTGCCTGGGGGCTTTTCGGGTGGAAACCCCTTGAAGAACATCAAGTGCACCAAGTGCCCGGAAGTGTTCCAGGGCGTGGAGAAGCTGGTCTTCCACATGCGGGCACAGCACTTCATCTTCATGTGCCCTCGCTGCGGCAAGCAGTTCAACCACAGCAGCAACCTCAACCGCCACATGAACGTGCACCGCGGCGTCAAGTCACACTCCTGCGGCATCTGCGGCAAGTGCTTCACGCAGAAGTCCACACTGCACGACCACCTCAACCTGCACTCGGGAGCGCGGCCCTATCGGTGCTCCTACTGCGACGTGCGCTTCGCCCACAAGCCTGCCATTAGGCGGCACCTCAAGGAGCAACACGGAAAGACCACGGCCGAGAACGTGCTGGAGGCCAGTGTGGCCGAGATCAACGTCCTCATCCGCTAG